In Microvenator marinus, one genomic interval encodes:
- a CDS encoding bifunctional serine/threonine-protein kinase/formylglycine-generating enzyme family protein, protein MLLKEQQVGQLALARGLISLGDLMFCVAQSAAAGLPLQEVLIAKKKLSSEVLATLEHDLDAGISVEEELQFGNTIVVDQVEAARHDPTVVPTREVILADDITLLLDGEARYDFKEELGRGGMGLVVRAHDKVLRRDVALKSLLDKANSDKFKNRLLLEAQVTGILEHPNVTPVYDLRADDEGRPFYTMRVVRERDLGTIIKGMKAKEESLSLSFLVQVLRQVSLTIEYAHRQGVVHRDLKPDNILVGAYGEVYVIDWGIAKLMHAGHGFEDTEQIVVGSLIGTPKYMAPEQARGENDKVDERTDVYSLGAILYEILTLEALFTADHMLGLLFMIVHDTPEPPRMKAPERGIPEALEEICLKALAKDPANRYQSAQELADELELFLEGVKDREKRREAALETLSLAEQTRAVYDDVRVQHRQILTELETKRKTVPSWSTGHDKQELWNLEQQADDLAIEMERRFADTVRIYSDVLAFLPEMPEARLGLANLYWQRFEAAESAGKYAEAAYLEGLVRQFNDGELDPLLEGSGTLTFDTSAGEATVELYRYHKENRRLVEWLHATLHAPFERAVLEHGSYVALVKKAGFRSVRVPIAMGRVDRIKVDVRLFAEDHFPQDFVQIPAGYFSRGNDEIMVEEFAIMKTPVTVGQYLEFLNDIEPEAAEKHTPRIEEGESYFPRDEHGRYHLPAQDAEGDAWDPRWPILIVNYFDALAFAKWRGQMDGFEYRLPTAMEWEKAARGVDGRIYPWGDHFDATFCNMKDSSNQRPVPKPVGTTTTDVSPYGVLDLAGNIVEWTSTPESSGSDRMTLKGAAYNSASIICRLDVDLASLPQYRYAHYGFRLALTL, encoded by the coding sequence ATGCTTCTGAAAGAACAACAAGTAGGGCAACTTGCACTCGCGAGGGGATTGATCTCGCTTGGTGACCTGATGTTTTGCGTGGCGCAGAGTGCTGCTGCAGGACTTCCGCTCCAAGAAGTACTGATTGCAAAAAAGAAGTTGAGCTCAGAGGTCCTTGCGACGCTCGAACACGACCTCGATGCCGGCATTAGCGTTGAGGAAGAGCTACAGTTCGGAAATACGATCGTGGTAGATCAAGTTGAGGCCGCAAGGCACGACCCTACCGTGGTACCTACACGAGAAGTCATCCTTGCAGACGATATCACGCTGCTTTTGGACGGCGAGGCCCGCTACGACTTCAAAGAAGAGCTTGGGCGCGGTGGCATGGGCCTGGTGGTTCGCGCGCACGATAAGGTCCTGCGTCGAGACGTTGCGCTAAAGTCCCTGCTGGACAAGGCCAACTCAGACAAATTCAAGAATCGCCTCCTCTTGGAAGCTCAGGTCACCGGGATTCTGGAGCATCCGAACGTGACCCCGGTCTACGATCTCCGTGCTGACGACGAAGGCCGCCCCTTTTACACGATGCGAGTTGTCCGGGAGCGGGATCTCGGCACCATCATCAAAGGGATGAAGGCCAAAGAAGAGTCTTTGAGCCTCTCTTTCCTCGTCCAGGTTCTGCGCCAGGTCTCACTCACCATCGAATACGCCCACCGACAAGGCGTGGTCCATCGCGACCTAAAACCCGATAATATCCTCGTGGGTGCTTACGGTGAGGTCTATGTCATCGACTGGGGCATCGCCAAATTGATGCACGCTGGACACGGCTTTGAGGATACCGAACAAATCGTGGTCGGTTCGCTGATTGGAACGCCCAAGTATATGGCGCCCGAACAAGCGCGCGGCGAGAATGATAAGGTTGATGAGCGTACAGATGTGTATTCGCTTGGCGCGATTCTTTACGAGATCCTGACGCTGGAAGCTCTTTTCACCGCAGACCATATGCTCGGCCTGCTCTTCATGATCGTGCATGATACGCCCGAGCCACCACGCATGAAGGCTCCTGAACGTGGCATCCCTGAAGCGCTCGAGGAGATCTGCCTAAAGGCCCTCGCGAAGGATCCCGCCAATCGCTACCAGTCAGCACAGGAGCTCGCTGACGAACTCGAGCTTTTCCTCGAAGGTGTAAAAGACCGCGAAAAAAGACGCGAGGCCGCGCTTGAGACGCTATCCTTGGCCGAGCAAACCCGAGCGGTCTACGACGATGTGCGCGTGCAACATCGCCAGATTTTGACCGAACTTGAGACCAAACGAAAAACCGTTCCTTCGTGGTCGACTGGCCATGACAAACAAGAGCTTTGGAACCTCGAGCAGCAAGCAGATGACCTCGCCATCGAGATGGAAAGGCGGTTTGCCGATACCGTTCGGATTTACTCTGACGTGCTCGCCTTCTTACCCGAGATGCCCGAGGCGCGACTGGGACTTGCGAATCTCTACTGGCAGCGCTTTGAGGCTGCTGAGAGCGCCGGGAAATACGCCGAGGCTGCCTATCTGGAAGGCTTGGTCCGGCAGTTCAACGACGGTGAACTCGACCCTTTACTCGAAGGTAGCGGAACGCTCACTTTTGATACGTCCGCGGGCGAAGCCACTGTGGAGTTGTATCGATACCACAAAGAAAATCGGCGCCTCGTTGAGTGGCTGCATGCCACCCTCCATGCCCCGTTTGAGCGCGCGGTGCTCGAGCACGGAAGTTACGTCGCACTCGTAAAAAAGGCGGGCTTTCGTTCAGTCAGAGTTCCAATCGCAATGGGCCGAGTCGACAGGATCAAAGTGGATGTGCGCCTCTTTGCGGAAGACCATTTCCCTCAAGATTTTGTTCAAATCCCCGCCGGCTATTTTTCTCGCGGCAACGACGAGATCATGGTCGAAGAATTTGCGATCATGAAAACGCCAGTGACCGTGGGGCAATACCTTGAGTTCCTCAACGATATCGAGCCAGAGGCGGCCGAGAAGCACACGCCCAGAATTGAAGAAGGCGAGAGCTACTTCCCGCGCGACGAACACGGACGCTACCATTTGCCTGCGCAAGACGCTGAGGGTGATGCGTGGGATCCGCGATGGCCAATTCTGATCGTGAACTACTTCGACGCACTCGCCTTTGCCAAATGGCGCGGCCAAATGGATGGTTTTGAGTATCGACTTCCTACCGCTATGGAGTGGGAAAAGGCTGCGCGCGGCGTCGATGGCAGAATCTATCCCTGGGGCGACCATTTTGACGCCACCTTCTGCAATATGAAGGACTCAAGCAACCAGCGGCCAGTACCAAAGCCGGTTGGCACAACGACAACGGATGTGTCGCCCTACGGCGTCTTGGATTTGGCAGGCAATATCGTCGAGTGGACCTCTACACCGGAGTCCTCAGGCAGTGACCGCATGACGCTCAAAGGGGCTGCATACAACTCTGCCTCTATCATCTGCCGACTTGATGTGGATCTGGCCAGCCTTCCACAATATCGGTATGCGCATTACGGCTTTAGACTAGCGCTCACCCTTTAA
- a CDS encoding ATP-binding protein: protein MRKDSGYHELGPQEALEQERVLSAITRLALKFRCPEELYGAILDLLQATFPTDAIALGLVDSGKLRPVAWRGLMLDTRMAVDLGMNEALKPILEASQVTSLSFSWDSELPGQAQIVIPLQTEERVLGTLHVYPLADADTKTFLMDDGFLARIGKNLGEVIGHVFVLNEFREEQTRLQTLIQRIPDGVLLFSARGEVIVANEALRDILEIPAKNLNTEPFAFRMFSHTGQRLPRSEWPFFRAVRRGVSVYAERLRLDFEGRFKYVEISVFPIPGVEGFTSFLATVKDQTERAKAENVKDEFLSIATHELRGPLTPLRGFIQMLRQQAENGEKANLKLLTKSEEQVRRLGRLVDTILDLSRLERGQIDIRERPTDVVALLRTLLDFWRIRAEERPVLLKYEAPSIIANIDAGRLDQVMTNLVENSIKYGEGQIDVAIETDTKVLVLTVRDQGPGIAREEREKVFERMYRSEKGLQNSNSLGLGLYISKQIVEGHGGTIRVLDEKTSCFEVRLPMVSH, encoded by the coding sequence TTGAGGAAGGATAGTGGCTACCATGAGTTGGGGCCCCAAGAGGCGCTCGAACAAGAACGTGTTCTCTCTGCCATCACTCGACTTGCGCTTAAGTTTCGGTGCCCCGAAGAACTCTACGGGGCAATCTTGGACCTCTTGCAGGCAACCTTCCCAACAGACGCCATTGCTCTCGGGCTCGTTGACTCAGGAAAGCTACGCCCGGTGGCCTGGCGGGGCCTGATGCTCGATACGCGAATGGCGGTCGACTTGGGGATGAACGAAGCTCTCAAGCCCATTTTGGAAGCATCTCAGGTAACGTCCCTTTCGTTCTCTTGGGATAGCGAGTTGCCGGGCCAGGCTCAGATCGTCATTCCTCTTCAAACCGAGGAGAGGGTGCTCGGTACGCTTCATGTCTATCCGTTGGCAGACGCGGACACCAAGACCTTTCTGATGGACGATGGTTTTCTCGCTCGCATTGGAAAGAACCTCGGAGAGGTCATCGGGCACGTCTTTGTTCTGAACGAGTTTCGAGAAGAACAGACCCGGCTTCAAACGTTGATTCAGCGAATTCCTGATGGCGTCTTGCTCTTCTCGGCAAGAGGCGAGGTCATCGTTGCAAATGAAGCGCTCAGAGACATTCTGGAGATACCTGCCAAGAACCTCAATACCGAACCATTTGCGTTTCGTATGTTCTCTCACACGGGCCAAAGGCTTCCGCGATCTGAGTGGCCGTTTTTCAGAGCTGTTAGACGCGGGGTTTCGGTCTACGCAGAGCGGCTAAGGTTGGATTTTGAGGGCAGGTTTAAATATGTTGAGATCAGTGTCTTCCCTATTCCAGGGGTCGAAGGGTTCACCTCGTTTTTGGCCACCGTGAAGGACCAGACCGAAAGGGCTAAGGCCGAAAACGTAAAGGACGAGTTTCTTTCGATTGCGACCCACGAGCTCAGGGGGCCTTTGACACCGCTGCGAGGCTTTATCCAAATGCTTCGGCAGCAGGCCGAAAACGGGGAGAAGGCTAACCTGAAATTGCTCACCAAATCGGAAGAGCAGGTGCGCCGCCTCGGCAGGCTTGTGGATACGATCCTTGATCTTTCAAGGCTTGAGCGGGGACAGATCGACATTCGTGAACGGCCCACAGACGTGGTCGCATTGCTACGAACTCTGCTCGATTTTTGGAGGATCCGAGCCGAAGAGAGGCCCGTGCTACTTAAGTATGAAGCACCTTCGATCATCGCCAATATTGATGCGGGAAGGCTGGATCAGGTCATGACAAACCTGGTCGAAAACTCCATCAAATACGGTGAGGGCCAGATTGATGTCGCCATTGAGACCGACACTAAAGTGCTGGTCTTGACGGTACGCGACCAGGGGCCGGGTATCGCGAGGGAAGAGCGCGAAAAGGTCTTCGAGCGCATGTATCGCTCCGAAAAAGGTTTACAGAACTCCAATTCTCTCGGTCTGGGTCTCTACATTTCCAAACAAATTGTAGAAGGCCATGGGGGCACAATTCGCGTACTTGACGAGAAAACGTCATGTTTTGAGGTGCGTCTTCCTATGGTTTCCCATTAG
- a CDS encoding right-handed parallel beta-helix repeat-containing protein codes for MQKTILLLSLVVSLGCGDSESPAVNGENPGDMSNSDVGGNNSNNGNNENDMTNGSSPFFCSDCRVEGDGLGLGTVLGDRPVGTISCSVGASLGQDGATRVAPGSPLPAPIDGVIFAELMPGEHDALNFDFADARTVVIASACWRGASVNIDSMLELKDKTRVVFAGIEFNGGGILAENVDVLSLVNTVHRGANVGVEWRSQGNLLLVHTFFENMGTALDVEGGHVYVTSSVFSSVNTGIKARPTQGDEALTGSVSLSDVVLSGTEVEGSAVDVERNALWLRNVRASGFVNGTGIHASQSLATLDGIEVVGSNVGVNLQTTRAILSNSDIRRNQNRGLYVSSTDAPALAAALQDLSSSLYSPAGLIPGWQDWQDHLLAEIELFPGHIFLPGDMYLPGDMYLPGDMYLRERSFLPGDMYLPGDMYLPTDTRLGLDPSSAEFFAGAQVSNTNFTQNGVAGIDVRAAGLSLSGSEITDTQRIGAADGHGIFANSATYLQLADVNIAENPGIGLLAHSSKPMKATIDEALMFQNTDGGLWLMNEGGASDQTDVFVDQTSVIRSQNAAFLFYNTNPQVSESQAMLTGKGQLTGAELGDGLVFWGVSNALMSDIAIVGNESFGARLLSVSGITIDSCAWSQNGDGTQADKLAVSSDTPQNAIAGSDGVVAGLGDSGFTPIDPPRQLDNLPSAPADL; via the coding sequence GTGCAAAAAACGATTTTGCTGCTTTCTCTGGTCGTCTCTCTTGGGTGTGGTGATTCCGAATCACCAGCGGTAAACGGCGAAAATCCCGGGGATATGTCCAACAGTGATGTTGGAGGTAACAACTCCAACAACGGGAACAATGAAAACGATATGACCAACGGCTCGTCGCCATTCTTTTGCTCGGATTGCCGAGTGGAAGGAGACGGGCTTGGGCTCGGAACTGTACTTGGAGACCGTCCGGTTGGGACCATCTCGTGTTCCGTCGGTGCGAGTCTTGGGCAAGATGGTGCGACACGTGTTGCGCCGGGCTCGCCACTTCCTGCGCCAATAGACGGGGTGATTTTTGCGGAGTTGATGCCCGGCGAACACGATGCGTTGAACTTTGATTTCGCAGATGCCCGCACTGTGGTCATCGCGAGTGCCTGTTGGAGAGGGGCATCGGTTAATATCGACTCAATGCTCGAACTAAAGGACAAGACTCGGGTGGTCTTCGCGGGCATCGAGTTCAACGGCGGTGGTATCCTTGCTGAAAATGTGGACGTCCTCAGCCTAGTCAACACCGTCCATCGTGGCGCAAACGTTGGAGTGGAGTGGAGATCGCAGGGCAATCTACTCCTTGTCCATACCTTCTTTGAGAATATGGGAACCGCCTTAGACGTAGAAGGCGGGCATGTTTACGTCACGTCGTCTGTATTCTCGAGCGTCAACACAGGAATCAAGGCGCGACCGACTCAGGGTGACGAAGCCCTCACGGGCTCGGTATCTCTAAGTGACGTGGTCCTTAGCGGGACTGAAGTCGAGGGATCAGCCGTAGATGTTGAGCGAAACGCTCTTTGGTTGCGAAACGTACGCGCCTCCGGATTTGTGAACGGCACGGGCATCCACGCCTCGCAGAGCTTGGCCACTTTGGACGGGATCGAAGTTGTGGGCTCAAACGTCGGCGTCAACCTTCAGACAACTCGCGCGATCCTTTCCAATTCAGATATCCGGCGAAACCAGAACCGCGGACTCTACGTATCGAGCACCGACGCACCCGCACTAGCAGCGGCCCTGCAAGACTTGAGCTCATCGCTCTATTCGCCCGCTGGCTTGATTCCCGGCTGGCAGGATTGGCAGGACCACCTCTTGGCTGAGATTGAACTCTTCCCAGGTCATATTTTCCTGCCCGGAGACATGTATTTGCCGGGTGATATGTACCTACCCGGCGATATGTACCTGAGAGAGCGCTCCTTCCTGCCCGGCGATATGTACTTGCCTGGCGATATGTATTTGCCCACGGATACTCGCCTGGGCCTGGATCCGTCCTCTGCAGAATTCTTTGCCGGGGCCCAAGTTTCGAACACCAACTTCACTCAAAACGGCGTAGCGGGCATCGATGTTCGTGCCGCTGGTCTTTCGTTGAGTGGGTCGGAGATCACCGACACTCAGCGCATCGGAGCGGCTGATGGCCACGGCATTTTTGCCAACTCGGCCACCTACCTTCAACTCGCGGATGTCAACATTGCCGAGAATCCAGGCATTGGCCTACTCGCCCACTCCTCCAAGCCAATGAAGGCAACCATCGACGAGGCCTTGATGTTCCAAAATACAGATGGTGGTCTTTGGTTGATGAATGAGGGCGGAGCGAGCGATCAAACCGACGTTTTCGTTGACCAAACCAGCGTGATTCGGAGTCAGAACGCGGCATTCTTGTTCTACAACACGAACCCACAAGTCTCGGAGTCTCAGGCGATGCTCACTGGAAAGGGCCAGCTTACAGGGGCTGAGCTTGGCGATGGGCTAGTTTTCTGGGGCGTTTCAAATGCCTTGATGTCTGATATCGCGATCGTTGGAAACGAGAGCTTTGGGGCTAGACTCCTCAGCGTGAGTGGAATCACCATCGACTCGTGCGCCTGGAGTCAGAATGGAGATGGCACGCAGGCTGATAAGCTCGCGGTTTCGTCTGATACACCACAAAATGCAATCGCCGGCTCTGATGGTGTGGTTGCTGGACTTGGTGATAGTGGCTTCACTCCAATTGACCCGCCTCGTCAGCTCGATAACCTGCCTTCAGCTCCTGCAGACCTATAG